The proteins below are encoded in one region of Mangifera indica cultivar Alphonso chromosome 7, CATAS_Mindica_2.1, whole genome shotgun sequence:
- the LOC123221458 gene encoding pectinesterase inhibitor-like — MASNSFSSPSSNYQIILPLLILFLSNPKASSDKTTQDLINYICYQMEEFGFCSKTFNENLPSPSTNIVGLTKITIDQALKNATNTYKFIENLLKNTTNPAVKNALIVCEKGYKIVKHSFQKASREFEGQDYENTEKSEQGTPRAQGSCETSFEIPPYPSNPLVERNRQTRILIAMALVTADLLEFNWNSYVCMSI; from the coding sequence ATGGCatctaattctttttcttctccttctagTAATTATCAAATCATTCTTCCTTTATTAATTCTCTTTCTCTCAAACCCTAAGGCCTCAAGTGACAAAACGACCCAAGATTTGATTAATTACATTTGTTATCAAATGGAGGAATTCGGATTTTGCTCCAAAACATTCAATGAAAATTTACCATCCCCATCAACAAATATTGTTGGCCTCACCAAAATCACAATTGATCAAGCACTCAAAAATGCGACCAACACATATAAGTTTATTGAAAATCTCCTCAAGAACACAACAAATCCAGCAGTGAAGAATGCTCTTATAGTTTGTGAAAAGGGGTATAAAATTGTGAAGCATTCTTTTCAAAAGGCTTCAAGAGAGTTTGAAGGTCAAGATTATGAAAATACGGAAAAATCTGAACAAGGGACGCCAAGAGCTCAAGGGAGTTGTGAAACTAGCTTTGAAATTCCTCCATATCCAAGTAATCCTCTTGTTGAAAGGAATAGGCAAACTAGGATTTTGATAGCTATGGCTTTGGTCACTGCAGATCTTCTCGAGTTTAATTGGAACTCTTATGTTTGTATGTCGATATAA
- the LOC123221598 gene encoding protein HEADING DATE 3A-like, producing the protein MSWEGCCSDRDPLVVGRVIGDVIDNFNTSISRNVSYGNRDVGNGVELKPSVVANHPRVDIGGTDLRTFYTLVMVDPDAPSPSNPSLREYLHWLVTDIPGSTGASFGQEIVNYESPRPTLGIHRFVFMLFRQLGRQTVYAPAWRQNFITRDFAELYNLGSPVAAVYFNCQKETGSGGRRRQ; encoded by the exons ATGTCTTGGGAAGGCTGTTGTTCCGATAGAGATCCTCTTGTTGTTGGGAGAGTAATTGGAGATGTTATTGACAATTTTAATACGTCAATTTCTCGTAATGTTAGCTATGGCAACAGGGATGTCGGCAATGGTGTTGAGCTCAAGCCCTCTGTTGTTGCCAATCATCCGAGGGTTGACATTGGTGGAACTGATCTTAGGACCTTCTATACTTTG GTCATGGTGGATCCTGATGCACCTAGCCCTAGTAATCCAAGTCTCAGAGAATACTTGCATTG GTTGGTGACTGATATTCCCGGATCTACAGGGGCATCCTTCG GACAAGAGATTGTGAATTATGAGAGCCCGAGACCAACATTGGGGATTCACAGGTTTGTATTTATGTTGTTTCGTCAACTGGGAAGACAAACTGTGTATGCACCAGCGTGGCGCCAGAATTTCATCACCAGAGACTTTGCTGAGCTTTACAATCTGGGATCTCCTGTGGCTGCTGTTTACTTCAATTGCCAGAAGGAGACTGGCTCTGGAGGAAGAAGAAGGCAGTAA